In a genomic window of Roseiflexus castenholzii DSM 13941:
- a CDS encoding glycosyltransferase family 4 protein, whose product MRILIIGLGGISRHFRNWPERTLGQSLVRAGHEVYALTYWQPDAPHLGLVERADTIDGVRVIRVRPRIVPNRDLVSVLRSIPRPDVVHLMHPRNVLAWETVRRMRQSRVPICWTWLGPFHDRWLVDDRERPYERPPHPERLIMSALDLVRRVMREPWRARDHWRNYAIHAPLRQVNRFIPCSRHEADVLTNLGFGNRMGPIVPLWIDMEFMNGPAPAPPPLTRPIIPYIGQLTVRKCYDMIIDVMSVIVRHYPQASFVFVTHNQAQRADLMRRAAQQGIEHNLHFLGTISEEEKLALLRASDLLPFPSRYEGFGLPLLEGMAAGVPVISTNIPVVNEIVIHGENGLLIPYDDTHALAQAMLTLLEDQEMRKRLIAGGKRALHERFAPERLVRQVIAVYEEVISAYASS is encoded by the coding sequence GTGCGTATTCTTATTATTGGTCTTGGCGGGATCAGCCGCCATTTTCGCAACTGGCCCGAACGAACCCTGGGACAATCGCTGGTGCGCGCCGGCCACGAGGTCTATGCACTGACATACTGGCAACCTGACGCGCCGCACCTCGGTCTCGTCGAGCGCGCCGACACCATCGATGGTGTGCGCGTCATCCGTGTGCGCCCGCGCATCGTGCCAAACCGCGATCTTGTGTCTGTTCTGCGCAGCATCCCACGCCCGGATGTCGTTCACCTGATGCATCCGCGCAATGTTCTGGCGTGGGAAACCGTGCGCCGGATGCGGCAGAGTCGTGTGCCGATCTGCTGGACATGGCTGGGACCATTTCATGATCGCTGGCTGGTGGACGACCGCGAGCGTCCCTATGAACGACCGCCACATCCTGAGCGCCTGATCATGAGCGCACTCGACCTGGTGCGTCGTGTGATGCGTGAACCATGGCGTGCGCGCGATCACTGGCGAAACTATGCGATCCATGCGCCATTGCGACAGGTCAACCGCTTCATTCCCTGTTCACGCCACGAAGCCGATGTCCTGACCAACCTCGGCTTCGGGAACCGAATGGGACCGATTGTGCCGCTCTGGATCGATATGGAGTTCATGAACGGACCTGCTCCGGCACCCCCGCCGCTAACCCGCCCGATCATTCCATACATTGGTCAGTTAACCGTCCGCAAATGCTATGACATGATCATCGATGTTATGTCGGTGATTGTCCGCCACTATCCGCAGGCATCCTTCGTCTTCGTAACGCACAACCAGGCACAGCGCGCCGATCTGATGCGTCGCGCCGCTCAACAGGGCATCGAACACAACCTGCATTTCCTCGGTACAATCAGCGAAGAAGAGAAACTGGCGTTGCTGCGCGCCAGTGATTTGCTTCCTTTTCCCTCGCGCTACGAGGGCTTCGGGTTGCCGCTCCTCGAAGGTATGGCTGCCGGAGTGCCCGTGATCTCGACCAATATTCCGGTGGTTAATGAAATTGTGATTCACGGTGAGAACGGGTTGCTCATCCCCTACGACGACACCCATGCACTGGCGCAGGCAATGTTGACCCTGCTCGAAGATCAGGAGATGCGCAAACGCCTGATCGCTGGCGGCAAACGCGCATTGCATGAGCGCTTCGCACCAGAGCGCCTGGTTCGTCAGGTCATTGCGGTGTACGAAGAAGTCATTAGTGCATATGCCTCATCCTGA
- a CDS encoding class I SAM-dependent methyltransferase: protein MPAVAASSDLERAIDPWLTHMRWRRDFARWRERRINQEAYQRERLARLEQIAGHLEGLRVLDLGAGMGGFAVAAALRGAQVVASEYNPAYCRITTLRATRHCLSLPVINAAGEALPLPDATFDAVVCWDVIEHVQSPDQVLHEIARVLRPGGVALVTVINRRAWIDPHYHMRGINWLPRPWAEWLIARRGRVKQGAAFRDMQRLSDMHYFTYHAFVALAARHGFSMRDLREEDLLRGALYSPKPARRIARAALHRLGLERAAYRLQRDWYAGMFELGLVKQ, encoded by the coding sequence ATGCCAGCGGTTGCCGCTTCATCCGACCTCGAACGTGCCATCGATCCCTGGTTGACCCATATGCGCTGGCGACGCGACTTTGCACGCTGGCGTGAGCGACGCATCAATCAGGAAGCGTATCAGCGCGAACGGCTGGCGCGCCTGGAGCAGATCGCCGGGCATCTCGAAGGATTGCGCGTGCTCGACCTGGGCGCCGGTATGGGCGGATTTGCGGTTGCTGCGGCGTTGCGCGGCGCGCAGGTCGTCGCCAGCGAGTATAATCCGGCATACTGTCGGATCACCACGTTGCGCGCGACACGTCATTGCTTGAGTCTGCCGGTGATCAATGCGGCTGGTGAGGCGTTGCCATTGCCCGACGCCACCTTCGATGCCGTGGTATGCTGGGATGTTATCGAGCACGTGCAGTCGCCGGATCAGGTGCTGCACGAAATCGCGCGAGTGTTGCGCCCCGGTGGCGTGGCGCTCGTGACGGTCATCAACCGGCGCGCGTGGATCGATCCACACTATCATATGCGCGGCATCAACTGGCTGCCGCGTCCATGGGCGGAATGGCTGATTGCACGCCGCGGGCGCGTCAAGCAGGGCGCCGCATTTCGCGACATGCAACGCTTGAGCGACATGCACTATTTCACGTACCATGCCTTTGTTGCGCTCGCGGCGCGCCACGGCTTCAGCATGCGCGATCTCCGCGAAGAAGACTTGCTGCGCGGCGCGCTCTACAGTCCGAAACCGGCGCGCCGTATCGCGCGCGCGGCGCTGCATCGCCTGGGTTTGGAACGCGCCGCGTATCGCCTGCAACGCGACTGGTATGCCGGTATGTTCGAACTGGGATTGGTCAAACAGTAG
- a CDS encoding Fur family transcriptional regulator, whose product MSRFLDERRHMLPPAVTSLAEQLAAAGYKVTQPRLAVLKAITAQPGAFSVQEVEQWLLERNESPGIASIFRTVRLLCDLGMLQRLHGLDDCHRYCLGSGHTHHLVCTLCGVIEQFDNCGIQGVIAALEQSTGYRITNHVVELFGVCPQCLAPSASSAT is encoded by the coding sequence ATGAGCCGTTTTCTCGATGAGCGAAGGCATATGCTACCGCCGGCAGTGACGTCCCTCGCCGAGCAACTGGCGGCCGCAGGATACAAAGTGACCCAGCCGCGCCTGGCGGTGCTCAAGGCGATCACGGCGCAGCCAGGCGCATTCAGCGTGCAGGAAGTCGAGCAGTGGCTCCTTGAGCGCAATGAGTCGCCGGGGATCGCCAGCATTTTCCGCACCGTCCGTCTCTTGTGCGACCTGGGCATGCTTCAGCGCCTCCACGGGCTTGACGATTGCCATCGCTACTGTCTGGGGAGCGGGCACACCCATCATCTGGTGTGCACCTTGTGTGGCGTGATCGAGCAGTTCGACAACTGTGGCATTCAGGGAGTCATTGCTGCGCTTGAACAATCGACCGGCTATCGCATCACCAACCATGTGGTGGAGTTGTTCGGCGTGTGTCCGCAATGCCTGGCGCCCTCAGCATCGTCGGCGACGTAA
- a CDS encoding MATE family efflux transporter, whose product MATEPTTSRAPSLATQVSRAVVWNAVFVPLRMVAEIVATLLKLTVLPLTSYGLLALVSGAAGGLGTWIDLGTTRALPKYIPETNRTGGPRAVLRLLTVVLTAQIAMLALTLVGLIIGYDRYIGELQGKVLADGRIPPVEQTTLVRFIDEFGWLIILTILIMLFLGICYDMLMAYLNSFFKQRAWNSVALAAGLLPPLLSAAVILLSRLAPNPDRTAIIGVLIAMFVAPALAVALAGWNVYRLWASDARYWTSNAPAPSSWRAIPTGFVRYCAVSFLMTLTDFLASKSFAVFLTNDISDVALLWAGASVVGMVLGYLYTPMVGVQVPLFTRVRAGEGGTLLGAYQSLARLQALLLIPGAVGLLLLARPVLAVLTPQYVGAAPLVWVLVPCLFLESMLTTAHNALIVYEHLRVIVISRLLTLSVVPLLILLAPLLGVVGVALAFGLARVLAGAWATFNGYRLLGVRWPWRFTLRVLLASGVMALIVVGMALLLPELPPHAGVALRLREAALLAGVALIGAGVFIGALRATGGLEPQDREQLATMRLPGGRWLLRML is encoded by the coding sequence ATGGCAACCGAACCGACAACCAGCCGCGCTCCTTCCCTCGCCACCCAGGTTTCCCGCGCCGTGGTGTGGAATGCGGTCTTCGTGCCGCTGCGCATGGTCGCCGAGATTGTGGCGACGCTTCTCAAGCTGACGGTGCTGCCGTTGACCAGTTATGGTCTGCTGGCGCTGGTCAGCGGCGCTGCCGGCGGTCTGGGCACCTGGATCGATCTGGGCACAACCCGCGCACTACCAAAGTATATTCCAGAGACCAACCGCACCGGCGGACCACGAGCCGTGCTGCGGTTGCTCACGGTCGTCCTCACGGCGCAGATTGCCATGCTGGCGCTAACGCTGGTCGGATTGATCATCGGATACGACCGTTATATCGGCGAGTTGCAGGGTAAGGTGCTCGCCGACGGGCGTATTCCACCGGTTGAGCAAACGACCCTGGTGCGGTTCATCGACGAGTTCGGCTGGCTGATCATCCTGACTATTCTGATTATGCTGTTCCTGGGTATCTGCTACGATATGCTGATGGCGTATCTGAACAGTTTTTTCAAGCAGCGCGCATGGAACAGCGTGGCGCTTGCCGCAGGTCTGCTGCCGCCGCTGTTGAGCGCCGCCGTCATTCTGCTCAGCCGCCTGGCGCCTAATCCTGATCGCACTGCGATCATTGGCGTATTGATCGCTATGTTCGTTGCGCCGGCACTGGCAGTGGCGCTGGCGGGGTGGAACGTCTACCGGTTGTGGGCATCGGATGCGCGCTACTGGACATCGAACGCTCCTGCACCGTCATCGTGGCGCGCTATTCCGACAGGTTTTGTGCGTTATTGCGCAGTATCGTTCTTGATGACCCTGACCGACTTTCTGGCGAGCAAGTCGTTTGCGGTGTTTCTGACGAACGACATCAGCGATGTTGCGCTGCTCTGGGCGGGAGCGTCGGTGGTTGGGATGGTGCTGGGATATCTCTACACGCCGATGGTGGGGGTGCAGGTGCCATTGTTCACCCGCGTGCGCGCCGGCGAGGGCGGGACGCTGTTGGGCGCCTATCAGTCGCTGGCGCGCCTTCAGGCGTTGCTGCTGATCCCCGGCGCGGTGGGGTTACTCCTGTTGGCGCGCCCGGTGCTGGCGGTGCTCACGCCACAATACGTCGGCGCAGCGCCGCTCGTGTGGGTGCTTGTGCCGTGCCTCTTTTTGGAAAGCATGCTGACAACGGCGCACAATGCGCTGATTGTCTATGAGCATTTGCGGGTGATCGTCATTTCGCGCCTGCTGACACTCTCGGTTGTTCCGCTGCTGATTCTGCTCGCGCCGCTGCTCGGAGTTGTCGGGGTGGCGCTCGCGTTTGGGCTGGCGCGTGTGCTGGCTGGAGCATGGGCGACATTCAACGGGTATCGGTTGCTGGGAGTGCGCTGGCCCTGGCGCTTTACGCTGCGCGTCCTGCTGGCGAGCGGAGTCATGGCGCTGATCGTTGTCGGCATGGCGCTGCTGCTGCCCGAACTGCCGCCCCATGCTGGCGTCGCGCTACGCCTGCGGGAAGCGGCGCTACTGGCGGGTGTTGCACTCATCGGCGCTGGCGTCTTCATCGGCGCACTCCGGGCGACCGGCGGGCTAGAGCCGCAGGACCGTGAGCAACTGGCGACGATGCGCCTGCCGGGAGGACGCTGGCTATTGCGGATGTTGTGA
- a CDS encoding permease: MFSRTVPPMSRASFERIVPVVSLVVLALIIGQSVVQSVSAWLSGAEAKHIVPVFEAPIASAGKALGAALTSWMPAWSIPTPFGPLDVKHTASYTIYEWFKLPIILFLTTYGMTLLRLSISTRWIERSIGRNDLLGASGGALLGIFTPVCSCTVTNIYAGIVAGGASQRASSAFLFASPALNEFAILFMFVIVGPFGGLVYVLAGFAAALATAYLAPVLGLDPARFVQQVVSPHLCGTIARESILVRAHREAWALFKRLFGVVLFSGLLAGILVNFNLTLVESLKQAGAAWWGPLIATVLGLPLDINAASTAPILVALHQIVPIGTLVAAMMATTVSSIPEWAMLNRLIGKAGAIKVVLWYATYVALLGLLLNWLFA, translated from the coding sequence ATGTTTAGCCGCACCGTTCCGCCTATGTCACGCGCCTCGTTTGAGCGCATTGTGCCGGTTGTCTCGCTGGTTGTGCTTGCCTTGATCATCGGTCAGTCGGTGGTGCAAAGCGTCAGCGCCTGGCTTTCCGGCGCAGAAGCGAAGCATATCGTCCCGGTCTTCGAGGCGCCAATCGCCAGTGCAGGCAAAGCATTGGGCGCCGCTCTCACCTCCTGGATGCCCGCCTGGAGCATTCCCACACCGTTTGGTCCACTCGATGTCAAGCATACGGCGTCGTACACGATCTATGAATGGTTCAAACTGCCAATCATTCTCTTTCTGACGACCTACGGCATGACACTGTTGCGCCTGAGCATCAGCACCCGATGGATTGAACGCTCCATCGGGCGGAATGATCTGCTGGGGGCTTCGGGTGGTGCGCTGCTGGGCATATTCACACCGGTCTGCTCCTGCACCGTCACCAACATCTACGCCGGCATCGTTGCCGGCGGCGCAAGCCAGCGCGCCTCGTCGGCGTTTCTGTTTGCCAGCCCGGCGTTGAATGAGTTCGCCATTCTTTTTATGTTTGTGATCGTCGGACCGTTCGGCGGGCTGGTCTATGTGCTGGCAGGTTTTGCCGCCGCGCTGGCGACCGCGTATCTTGCGCCGGTTCTGGGGCTGGATCCGGCGCGTTTTGTGCAGCAGGTCGTTTCACCGCACTTATGCGGTACGATTGCCCGGGAGAGCATTCTGGTTCGTGCGCACCGCGAGGCGTGGGCATTGTTTAAGCGATTGTTTGGCGTTGTCCTGTTCAGTGGGTTGCTGGCAGGCATTCTGGTCAATTTTAACCTGACGCTGGTAGAGAGTCTGAAACAGGCGGGCGCTGCGTGGTGGGGACCGCTCATCGCCACCGTGCTCGGTCTGCCGCTCGACATTAATGCCGCTTCAACGGCGCCGATTCTGGTGGCATTGCACCAGATTGTGCCGATTGGAACACTGGTGGCGGCAATGATGGCAACGACCGTCTCCTCAATCCCGGAGTGGGCGATGCTCAATCGTCTGATTGGAAAGGCGGGAGCGATCAAAGTCGTGCTCTGGTATGCAACCTATGTGGCGCTCCTGGGGTTGCTGCTCAACTGGTTGTTTGCCTGA
- a CDS encoding glycosyltransferase family 39 protein, whose translation MQAQQTLRSARSVTTIDLILLAAIVALALVTRLWFWQVQARSGAVPPGDPEEYYRAAIHMLHGGYHDTGKWLRPPVYPAFLALLLPPTRMNVAGALLLQACVLGIGTLVFYASGTQLFGRVTGMVTTLLAALFVPLASYASSLYAEALFVTLLVIGLALIDRALVRNSTRAACGAGVLLALAALTRAVGLYLIPLAAVWIAWRMRHGGSLSIGMGLSDTRLRRVARSKDHGAHIHPSSDVGEGAWKDTGKDASQSEQHIMSDKSDRLEIRSYQLAISLILGALLVVGPWAARNYLAHGRVILSDTNGGISMWYGTVRDDAEEKAGEARLAAVPNLADRQSLAIQMAWENIRHDPARFLARMRFKIASLYALQTRSYAVGDVISIDSRGAPLVQNAGEYRLSMTLLADVQYVALIILAIGGVCFMPHPARAIPTLLWVGLATLLAVLTIGHPRLRLPIVASVLPFAAYALVRLPAGWRHIRQLPRDRRSYMALSGVMVFLALIVSMRYIPWGAGMWYAVPGRSALEAGDLRQAETLLALAHDAHPDNPLRVIDLADLRLAQGDDRAALSLYRRAAEMERRSLYAQAMRAITGAYLAMPDEAAAGLAAIDDYWRSGNDLLEWAWTTRRRPAPDRVVPGDPMALGLYAGFAPATPDLAVGRWTLGEGRVRVRGGCGALAVQLRGPSGRRVDISIDDWGIRKRMIMNGEQQEVRLALSGIRECEFGPELTVHIVSETGLLDLERAPWYTGVAVYEVRVER comes from the coding sequence ATGCAGGCTCAACAGACGCTGCGCAGTGCGCGGTCCGTGACGACGATTGATCTCATCTTGCTGGCTGCTATTGTTGCGCTGGCGCTGGTCACACGCCTCTGGTTCTGGCAGGTGCAGGCGCGTTCCGGCGCCGTGCCGCCGGGCGATCCGGAAGAGTACTATCGCGCTGCCATCCATATGCTGCACGGCGGGTACCACGATACCGGCAAATGGCTGCGCCCGCCGGTCTATCCGGCATTCCTGGCGCTGCTCTTGCCACCGACGAGAATGAATGTCGCCGGAGCGCTGTTGCTTCAGGCGTGTGTTTTAGGCATCGGAACGCTGGTATTCTATGCCTCCGGCACGCAACTGTTCGGGCGCGTCACAGGAATGGTGACGACATTGCTCGCAGCACTGTTCGTGCCGCTGGCATCGTATGCGAGTTCGCTTTATGCCGAAGCGCTGTTTGTGACACTCCTGGTCATTGGTCTTGCGCTGATCGACCGCGCGCTGGTTCGCAACAGCACGCGAGCGGCATGTGGCGCCGGCGTGCTTCTGGCGCTGGCGGCACTGACCCGCGCCGTGGGTCTGTACCTGATCCCGCTAGCAGCCGTGTGGATTGCCTGGCGCATGCGACACGGCGGTAGCCTGTCGATAGGGATGGGCTTGTCTGACACGCGCCTGCGTCGCGTTGCCCGTTCCAAAGATCACGGCGCCCACATTCACCCTTCTTCCGATGTAGGAGAAGGAGCGTGGAAGGATACAGGGAAAGACGCCTCGCAGAGTGAACAGCACATTATGAGTGACAAGAGCGACCGCCTGGAGATACGTTCCTATCAACTGGCAATCTCCCTTATCCTGGGAGCGCTTCTGGTGGTTGGACCGTGGGCAGCGCGGAATTATCTGGCGCACGGGCGCGTCATCCTCAGCGATACCAATGGCGGCATCAGTATGTGGTACGGCACAGTGCGCGACGATGCCGAAGAGAAGGCAGGCGAAGCGCGGCTGGCGGCTGTGCCCAACCTCGCCGACCGGCAATCGCTTGCAATTCAGATGGCGTGGGAGAACATTCGTCATGATCCGGCACGGTTCCTGGCGCGCATGCGTTTCAAGATTGCGTCGCTCTACGCGCTGCAAACACGCAGTTATGCCGTCGGCGATGTTATTTCAATCGACTCGCGTGGTGCGCCACTGGTTCAGAATGCAGGCGAATATCGCCTGAGCATGACGCTTTTGGCGGACGTGCAGTACGTGGCGCTCATAATCCTGGCAATTGGCGGCGTCTGTTTTATGCCGCACCCTGCCCGTGCCATTCCGACGTTGCTCTGGGTGGGACTGGCGACCCTGCTGGCGGTATTGACCATTGGACACCCGCGATTGCGCCTTCCGATTGTTGCGTCTGTCCTGCCCTTCGCTGCGTATGCGCTGGTCAGATTGCCCGCAGGATGGCGACACATCCGTCAATTGCCGCGCGACCGGCGCAGTTATATGGCGCTGAGCGGAGTGATGGTTTTCCTGGCGCTGATCGTCAGCATGCGGTATATTCCGTGGGGTGCGGGTATGTGGTATGCTGTGCCGGGACGATCGGCACTCGAAGCGGGCGATTTGCGACAGGCTGAAACGCTGCTGGCGCTGGCGCACGATGCTCACCCGGATAACCCGTTGCGCGTGATCGATCTTGCCGATCTGCGGTTGGCGCAGGGCGATGATCGGGCGGCGCTTAGCCTGTACCGGCGCGCGGCTGAGATGGAACGTCGCAGCCTGTATGCGCAGGCGATGCGCGCCATCACCGGCGCGTATCTTGCCATGCCCGACGAAGCGGCAGCAGGATTGGCAGCGATCGATGATTACTGGCGCTCAGGCAACGATCTGCTCGAATGGGCATGGACCACACGGCGACGTCCTGCACCGGATCGCGTCGTTCCCGGCGATCCGATGGCGCTGGGACTGTATGCCGGGTTTGCGCCCGCCACGCCTGATCTCGCGGTTGGGCGCTGGACCCTGGGAGAAGGACGGGTGCGGGTGCGTGGCGGCTGCGGCGCCTTAGCGGTTCAGTTGCGCGGACCATCCGGGCGTCGGGTAGACATCAGCATCGACGACTGGGGTATTCGAAAGCGGATGATAATGAACGGCGAACAACAGGAGGTGCGCCTTGCGCTCTCCGGCATTCGCGAATGTGAATTCGGACCCGAACTGACTGTGCATATCGTCAGCGAAACGGGACTGCTCGATCTGGAGCGGGCGCCATGGTACACGGGCGTGGCAGTGTACGAGGTGCGTGTCGAACGGTGA
- a CDS encoding c-type cytochrome encodes MYPVWEGFFIHSAMFVAIVSAFHVLASHLTVAAAWFNLYLERRAVYENRPELYVYLKRSALGLLVFAYVFGAMAGVGIWQTTTAANPRGISTLIHNFVLYWGSEWYMFLIDVVGIIAYYYTFERVSPKTHLRLAWILALGGTGTLTIIVGILSFKLTPGLWFETGASLNGFFNPTFWPQLFMRFALMFTITAAWALLIVTGLPNGYFARERIIRIAAVMGLGGLIVALGIWFFWYDPTLPAHAKTILRSPAIPPITFTVIIGGLIATFLGLLFALVMPRRQHQIIALGAMLVLFAAIFGAERTREVIRKPDIIAGYMSSNQLVFNDLPARGIQREEQPLNETGMLGALPFLPRPDQISVAATGASSHQVAMGRVLVIQQCAACHNVSNQTAITVFDQRLALRSLAQLLERRKMTTAPKIETYLNGIGAFPYMHPVVGTPEERAAMALYLEYFLQQQHAPQSQAQARR; translated from the coding sequence ATGTATCCGGTCTGGGAAGGTTTCTTCATCCACTCGGCAATGTTCGTTGCCATCGTGTCCGCTTTCCACGTGCTCGCTTCGCACCTGACGGTCGCAGCCGCGTGGTTCAACCTGTACCTGGAGCGGCGCGCAGTATACGAGAATCGCCCGGAACTATACGTCTATCTCAAGCGAAGCGCCCTGGGATTGCTGGTGTTCGCGTATGTCTTCGGAGCGATGGCCGGAGTGGGCATCTGGCAAACAACCACCGCCGCTAACCCGCGCGGCATTTCTACCCTCATCCACAACTTCGTGCTCTACTGGGGATCAGAGTGGTACATGTTCCTGATCGACGTGGTAGGAATCATTGCGTATTACTACACGTTCGAGCGCGTCAGCCCGAAGACGCACCTGCGTCTGGCATGGATCCTGGCATTGGGAGGCACCGGTACACTGACAATCATCGTTGGCATTCTGTCGTTCAAATTGACGCCGGGCCTCTGGTTCGAAACGGGGGCGAGTCTGAACGGATTCTTCAATCCCACGTTCTGGCCCCAACTCTTCATGCGATTTGCCCTGATGTTTACCATCACGGCAGCCTGGGCGCTTTTGATTGTCACCGGACTGCCGAACGGGTACTTTGCGCGTGAGCGCATTATTCGCATTGCGGCAGTCATGGGACTGGGCGGGTTGATCGTTGCGCTGGGCATCTGGTTCTTCTGGTACGACCCCACTCTGCCGGCTCACGCGAAGACCATTCTGCGCTCGCCTGCCATTCCACCGATCACCTTCACGGTCATCATCGGCGGTCTGATTGCGACATTCCTGGGGCTTCTGTTTGCGCTGGTCATGCCGCGCCGTCAGCATCAGATTATCGCCCTGGGCGCAATGCTGGTGTTGTTTGCAGCCATCTTCGGCGCCGAACGCACTCGTGAGGTCATTCGCAAGCCCGACATTATTGCCGGCTATATGTCGTCGAATCAACTGGTATTCAACGATCTTCCCGCTCGCGGCATTCAGCGCGAAGAGCAACCGTTGAACGAAACCGGCATGCTCGGCGCACTGCCGTTTCTGCCGCGCCCGGATCAGATTTCAGTCGCAGCAACGGGCGCTTCCAGCCATCAGGTTGCTATGGGACGGGTGCTGGTCATTCAACAGTGCGCGGCTTGCCACAATGTCAGCAACCAGACGGCGATCACCGTCTTCGATCAGCGGCTGGCGTTGCGTTCGCTGGCGCAGTTGCTCGAACGACGCAAAATGACGACCGCGCCAAAAATTGAGACCTACCTGAACGGCATTGGGGCGTTCCCATATATGCATCCCGTCGTCGGCACGCCCGAAGAGCGGGCGGCGATGGCACTATACCTGGAGTATTTCTTGCAACAACAGCACGCACCACAGTCACAGGCGCAAGCCAGGAGGTGA
- a CDS encoding glycosyltransferase family 4 protein, with the protein MRIALYNLTTTTKYGGVESFVWDLGRELARRGHTVTIIGGVGKRREPAPGVWVLTFPFINRHRFQALPLLRRAYAEAKLLERLSLAVAALPELIRGSYDIIHIQKPYDLGPALLARRLGGARVVLGCHGEDFYPGDTFLARYVDAAVSCSHFNARTVATRYGFEPTVVFNGIDTTLFRPVAPDPMLDRSDGAPLLLWVGRLQPWKGVDVAIRALQQIPRARLVIIGDGETRADLERLAQDMRLADRVRFLGALPRERLPALYAAADILLATSFASETFGIGLVEAQACGLPVVASRFGGFPEVIDEGRTGLLVPPRDPAALAAAVRALLDDPARRRAMAAAAPEWAAQFAWSAVADRVEAAYQAAHKRLYVATPIIR; encoded by the coding sequence ATGCGCATTGCACTCTACAACCTGACTACCACGACAAAATATGGCGGCGTTGAAAGCTTTGTGTGGGACCTTGGGCGTGAGCTTGCGCGTCGCGGGCACACTGTGACGATCATCGGCGGAGTAGGGAAGCGCCGTGAACCTGCGCCGGGAGTGTGGGTGCTGACCTTTCCCTTCATCAACCGGCATCGTTTTCAGGCGCTGCCGCTCTTGCGCCGCGCCTATGCGGAAGCCAAACTCCTCGAACGCCTTTCGCTGGCGGTAGCGGCGCTGCCCGAATTGATCCGCGGCAGCTACGACATCATCCACATTCAGAAGCCGTATGATCTGGGACCGGCGCTATTGGCGCGGCGTCTCGGCGGAGCGCGGGTGGTGCTCGGGTGTCACGGCGAAGATTTCTATCCTGGCGATACCTTCCTGGCGCGATACGTCGATGCTGCTGTGTCGTGCAGTCACTTCAATGCCCGCACCGTGGCGACGCGCTATGGGTTCGAGCCGACGGTCGTGTTCAACGGCATCGACACCACCCTGTTTCGCCCGGTGGCGCCCGATCCGATGCTCGACCGTTCCGACGGTGCGCCGCTTCTGCTGTGGGTTGGTCGCCTGCAACCATGGAAGGGGGTTGATGTCGCCATTCGCGCGCTGCAACAGATTCCGCGCGCCCGCCTTGTCATTATCGGCGATGGCGAAACCCGCGCCGACTTGGAGCGTCTGGCGCAGGATATGAGACTGGCAGACCGGGTGCGCTTTCTGGGGGCGCTGCCGCGCGAACGCCTTCCGGCGCTCTATGCCGCTGCCGACATACTGCTGGCAACCAGTTTTGCCAGCGAAACCTTTGGCATCGGTCTGGTCGAAGCGCAGGCGTGCGGATTGCCGGTGGTTGCATCACGTTTCGGCGGCTTCCCGGAAGTGATCGACGAAGGGCGCACCGGTCTGCTCGTGCCGCCACGCGACCCGGCAGCGCTCGCCGCCGCAGTACGCGCGCTCCTCGACGATCCTGCCCGTCGGCGCGCGATGGCTGCCGCCGCGCCGGAATGGGCTGCGCAGTTCGCCTGGTCTGCCGTCGCTGATCGTGTGGAAGCGGCGTATCAAGCGGCGCATAAGCGATTATATGTAGCGACGCCAATCATCAGGTGA
- a CDS encoding Crp/Fnr family transcriptional regulator: protein MHHLEHYRLFEGLDRQSLDEIASSARTLHAKRGVILFEERAPAEALYAVQNGWIRLYKLAADGRQSVMRLAGPAEVVGISAVLPGMEYTLSAQTIAPCRLLMWHKDDLHRLIDRYPILQGNSVRLLSEYRDALQQQLLELATEHVEQRLAHALIRLADHYGTPTDTPNHLALPLMQRDLADLIGVSHYTVNRLLHLWQQRDIVQTQRGSIVIVDRQRLLALAETSPG from the coding sequence ATGCACCACCTTGAACACTACCGGCTTTTCGAGGGACTTGATCGACAGTCGCTCGATGAGATTGCGTCATCGGCACGAACGCTTCACGCAAAGCGCGGTGTGATACTGTTTGAAGAGCGCGCGCCGGCAGAAGCGTTATACGCCGTCCAGAACGGTTGGATTCGTCTGTACAAACTCGCAGCCGATGGCCGCCAGAGCGTGATGCGCCTGGCCGGTCCTGCCGAGGTGGTAGGGATCAGCGCGGTTCTGCCGGGTATGGAATATACCCTCTCGGCGCAAACCATTGCGCCGTGCCGCTTATTGATGTGGCACAAGGATGATCTTCACCGTTTGATCGACCGCTACCCGATCCTTCAGGGCAACAGTGTACGGTTGCTCTCTGAATATCGGGATGCGTTGCAACAACAACTGCTTGAGCTGGCGACCGAGCATGTTGAACAGCGCCTGGCGCATGCGCTGATCCGTCTGGCCGATCACTACGGGACGCCGACGGACACGCCGAACCATCTGGCGCTGCCGCTGATGCAGCGCGATCTCGCCGACCTGATCGGGGTGAGCCACTACACCGTCAACCGCTTGCTGCACCTCTGGCAGCAGCGGGACATCGTACAGACGCAACGGGGAAGCATTGTCATCGTTGACCGGCAACGGTTGCTGGCGCTGGCGGAAACCTCACCTGGATAA